Below is a genomic region from Ferribacterium limneticum.
GAGACCGTTCTGCGTTTCGGTCATACGATTTTCCCCGCGATTTTCCCCGTGTGCACTGCTCATGCCGACTCCATCGATCAGGAGGCCATTCGTTCGGCCCGGGCGCGATCCCACAGGCGCTTGTTCATTTCCTCGATCGGCAAACCGAAACGGAAGTTTTTATCGAGCTCCCTGAGGATAGGCATCAATTGCATCCCGACCGTACCCAGGCAAGGCCCCAAATCGGCGGGAGCTATCGTTGCCAGCAATTCCTTGAGCTGTGGCACGAACGCATCGCAGCTGGCAAGGCCGGAAGCCTGAAGGCTCGATGCGGCCATGACCCGGTTGCCACCGGCACGGGCAGCCGCGTCGAGGCGCTCATAAGCCAGTTGCAGCAGGGCCTGCTCCGACAACTCGACACCATCATCAGGGACAACCGCGACGCCAACGCTGACCGTCAGATGGATGCGCTGACCCTCGACGGATATCTGCGCGCTGGCCATCGCCTTGCAGATCCGGTTGGCAAATCCGGCGCAAATTGCGGCAGACGATGATCGCGTCACAATCACCACCCGACCATCGGCGAGTTGCCCGATAAAGTCCTCCGGGCGAATTTTTCTCGACAACAGAAAACAGAATCTTTGCGCCGAACCGAACGCCAACTCAGCCCCGTAACGGACCACCAGATCGTCATAGCCATCGAGGCCAAAGGCCAGAACGCCGACCCCATGGCCCTCCAGCGCCTCGGGTAAGGTTTTCGCCAGGTACTCTTCAAGCATTTCCTCGGCGAGCACGGTATCGTCGTTGCCGTAGTTGTCGTCTCCCGACTCGTCGCTCGCCGACGGTTCCAGCCCGGCTATCTGCCCCATGATATTACTGATGCCGATATCGGACTCGCCGCCGAACTGCTCGAACGGCTCTTCAGGCGGTGGAGCTGGCGCACGAAGAACTCCCTCCGTTGCGTCCTCTCGCCATTCCATCTGGGCCGAAACAATGCTTTCGATCGACGGACTGGTCGAGCCTTTGACAATAAATTCGGTGACGCCCAGATTCCAGGCTTCTTGACGTTCGGTTTCAGAAAAGTTGTTCGACACCATCAGCAAAAAAGGAACGTTTTTCAAACGCGACAACTTGCTGTCACGCAGGCGCTCAAGCAGGCCACGACCATCGTCTCTGATCAGGGTCGTTCCCGATATGACGGCAGCAATCGCGCTATCGAGCACCATGGTCTGCCATGCTGACTCGTCATTGTCCTCATCACGCACATCAAAACGCTCAGACAGCTGCTTGGCCAGCGATGCCCGTACGACTCTCGATGCATCGACAATCAGAACCTTGCGTTTATTTGTCATATATATTCCAAATTCGCCAATTATTTCAAATACTTGAATTTCACTACCACTGGGATTGAAGTGTAAACGACGCGGCACCATCCGAGTCAAGATTGCCGGGTGTAAAAGTATGTTGCTCGCGCCTTTGTTCGGCAGCTCTGTGACACTTGATTTTGTTCGAAAGCTCATTCATAGTTCGTAATCCGATTCTGCCTATCCACTGGAAATCCCATGAACGCACGCCGTACCCTCCGCTCTGCCGCTGCCTTTGCAGTTGAGCCGGCTGTCGTGCGCGTGGATTTCGTACGCGTAGTCGTCGTAGTCGTCGTTACGGACACGCCGTCGCGGATCGGGTAAGCAGAAGCAGCACAGAACCCCAAACCCCGCCGGCGCAAACCGGCGGGGTTTTGTTTTTGGAGCCCGCCGGTTGCGCCACCAACCGAAAGGAAAGCTCCATGACCGAAACTCTCACCGGCGCCCAAATCACCGTGCGCCTGCTCGAACGCCAGGGCATCCGCACTGTCGCCGGCATCCCCGGCGGCGCCATCCTGCCCATCTACGACGCGCTCGGCCAGTCGGCCGCCATCCATCACGTCCTCGCCCGTCACGAGCAGGGGGCCGGCTTCATGGCTCAGGGCATGGCCCGCGCCACCGGGCTACCGGCCGTCTGCCTCGCCTCCTCCGGCCCCGGCGCGACCAATCTGCTGACGGCCATCGCCGACGCCAAGCTCGATTCGATTCCGCTCGTCGCCATCACCGGCCAGGTGCCCAAGGCGATGATCGGCACCGACGCCTTCCAGGAGGTCGACACCTACGGCCTGAGCATTCCGATCACCAAACACAACTTCCTCGTCTCGTCGGCCGAGGAACTACTCGAAGTCATCCCGCGCGCCTTCCAGATCGCCGCCTCGGGCCGCCCCGGCCCGGTGCTGATCGACATCCCGAAGGACGTGCAGACGCAGGCCATCGAAATCAGTCAGTGGCCGGAACCCGGTCGTGCGCTGCCCGCCCCGGTTGCCGATCCGGCGCTGATCGAACAGGCCGCGGCGATGATCAATGCAGCCGAACGGCCCATCCTTTACCTCGGCGGCGGCGTCATTCATTCCGGCGCATCGGCGGCGGCGATTGAGCTGGCCGAAAAAGCCAGTCTGCCGACCGTCATGACGCTCATGGCGCTCGGCGCCATGCCGGTCGATCACCCGCTGGCGCTCGGTATGCTCGGCATGCACGCGGCGCGTTACACCAACCTCGCGCTCGACGAATGCGACCTGCTGATCGCCGTCGGCGCCCGCTTCGACGACCGGGCCACCGGCAAGGTCGCAGCCTTCTGCCCGCAGGCGAAGATCATCCACATCGACATCGACCCGGCCGAACTCGACAAGATCAAGACGGCGCACATCGGTATCACGGCCGACATCGGCGAAGCGCTCGGCCAGTTGCTGCCGGCTGTATTTCAAAATTCGCGGAAAATCTGGGTTGACCGTAGCAATGCCCTGAAAGCCGAGTTCCCGTTCGATCTGCACAGCACCGATAATCCCCGTTCGCACTTCGGCCTGATTCAGAGCGTCGCCGCCTGCCTCGACGACGACGCCATCATCGCCACCGACGTCGGCCAGCACCAGATGTGGGTCGCCCAGGCCTACCCGCTGCGCCGTCCGCGCCAATGGCTGACCTCCGGCGGCCTCGGCACCATGGGTTTCGGCGTGCCGGCGGCCATCGGCGCCGCGCTGGCTGAACGCGGGCGCACCGTGGTCTGTTTCACCGGCGATGGCTCGATCATGATGAACATCCAGGAACTGGTTACCGCCGCCGAGGAAAACGTGAACATCAAGATCTTGCTCATGGACAACGCCACGCTCGGCCTTGTCCATCAGCAGCAGACGCTGTTCTACGGCGAGCGGCTGTTCGCCTCGCAGTTCCGCTCGTCGCCGGATTTCATCAAGATTGCCCAGGGTTTCGGCATCGCTGCCGTCGACCTCGATACCTCGGCCAATCCCTGTGCGACGCTCATGGAGGCCATTTCCCGCCCCGGCCCCTGCCTGATCCACGCCAGCATAGCCGCCGAACAGAAGGTCTATCCCATGGTGCCGCCGGGCGCCGCCAACCGCGACATGATTGGAGCCTGAGATGAACGCCATCAACCGTAACGAACAAAACGCCATCGCCCGCGCCGTGCTCGAAATCGACGTCAACAACCACGCAGGGGTCATGTCGCACGTCGTCGGCCTGTTTTCGCGCCGATCCTACAACGTCGAAGGCATCCTCTGTCTGCCGGTTGGCGACGGCCACCACAGCCGCATCTGGCTGCTGGTCAACGAAGACCTGCGGCTGGCGCAGATGATGAAACAGGTGGAAAAACTCGAGGACGTCATCGCGATCCGTCGGCACAACGCCGACCACGCGGTATTTCAGGATTTGGAGACCTTCTTCCGGCCGTAACCGGGAGCGATCAGGAAGCTGCCGGGGTTTCCCGGCACTTCCGCTTGTATTCGCGGATCAGCTCGAGTTCGTCGTCGCTGATCGACTCGAAGCGCAGGCCGACCAGCCGGCGTTCACCAACGCGGCGAATGCGCATGATGCTGACGTAGGCTTCGACCCGCCCGCCGAGATCGGGCGAATCGATCCGGCAGACGCCGACTTCACCGCTCGGCTTGGCGCCGAGAACGGCCGCGTCGATCAGCACGCCGATACCGGAAACCGAAATGTCAGCCGCCGGCAACTCAAGGTGCATGCCACCCAAACTCAGGGAGACGTGGCCTTGGAGGAATACACGAGGGGAGCGGCGACGTTCTTTCACGATAGATTTCCAGCACAACACTAGACAGACATTTTTGCACGTGCGTGGTTCAAACGCACGACAATTACATGGATTTACCATAGCCACTCTGCGCTGCGAAATCCAGCGCCCGGCGCCGATGCCGCCCCGCCAAGGCCCGGCTATACTCTGCCTTCCTGCCCCATCATTCGCGAACCATGACCCACAGCATCAGCTGGCAAAGCACCCACACCTACACCGATATCCTCTACGAAACGGCCGAAGGCATCGCCAAGATCACCATCAACCGCCCGGAACGGCGCAATGCCTTTCGCCCGGAAACGGTCAGTGAACTGATCGATGCCTTTCACTGCGCCCACCGCGACAACAGCATCGGCGCCATCATTTTGACCGGCGCCGGCAACGAAGCTTTCTGCTCCGGCGGCGACCAGAAGGTACGCGGCGCGGAAGGCTACATCGACGAAGGTGGCACGCCGCACCTCAATGTGCTCGATTTGCAGATGCAGATTCGCCGGCTGCCCAAACCGGTCGTCGCCATGGTCGCCGGCTTTGCCATCGGTGGCGGCCACGTCCTGCACCTCGTCTGCGACCTGAGCATTGCCGCCGACAACGCCCGTTTCGGCCAGACCGGACCGCGTGTCGGCAGCTTCGATGCCGGCCTCGGTGCCGGGCTCATGGCGCGGACCATCGGGTTAAAACGCGCCAAGGAAATCTGGCTGCTCTGCCGCCAGTACGACGCGGCCACGGCGCTCGACTGGGGCCTGGTCAATGCCGTCGTTCCGGTGGAAAAACTGGAAGAAGAAACGGTGAACTGGTGCCGCGACATGCTCAAGCTCTCGCCCATGGCGCTGCGCATGATCAAGGCCGGTTTCAACGCCGATACCGACGGGCTGGCCGGCATCCAGGAACTGGCCGGCAACGCCACCGGTCTGTTCTACATGAGCGAAGAAGGCCAGGAAGGCCGCAACGCCTGGCTCGAACGCCGCCCGCCCAACTTCGGCAAGTATCGCAAACGGCCGTGAAAATTATCGGCGCCGACTGGCTGCCCTACGCCCTGCCGCTCAACCGCCCGTGGCAAACCAGCCGCGGCGAGTTAAATCAGCGCGAAGGCCGCCTGCTCCGCCTGCAATCGGCCGACGGCCTGACCGGCTGGGGCGACTGCGCGCCGCTGCCCGAATTCGGCATCAGCG
It encodes:
- the ilvB gene encoding acetolactate synthase large subunit yields the protein MTETLTGAQITVRLLERQGIRTVAGIPGGAILPIYDALGQSAAIHHVLARHEQGAGFMAQGMARATGLPAVCLASSGPGATNLLTAIADAKLDSIPLVAITGQVPKAMIGTDAFQEVDTYGLSIPITKHNFLVSSAEELLEVIPRAFQIAASGRPGPVLIDIPKDVQTQAIEISQWPEPGRALPAPVADPALIEQAAAMINAAERPILYLGGGVIHSGASAAAIELAEKASLPTVMTLMALGAMPVDHPLALGMLGMHAARYTNLALDECDLLIAVGARFDDRATGKVAAFCPQAKIIHIDIDPAELDKIKTAHIGITADIGEALGQLLPAVFQNSRKIWVDRSNALKAEFPFDLHSTDNPRSHFGLIQSVAACLDDDAIIATDVGQHQMWVAQAYPLRRPRQWLTSGGLGTMGFGVPAAIGAALAERGRTVVCFTGDGSIMMNIQELVTAAEENVNIKILLMDNATLGLVHQQQTLFYGERLFASQFRSSPDFIKIAQGFGIAAVDLDTSANPCATLMEAISRPGPCLIHASIAAEQKVYPMVPPGAANRDMIGA
- a CDS encoding PilZ domain-containing protein, translated to MKERRRSPRVFLQGHVSLSLGGMHLELPAADISVSGIGVLIDAAVLGAKPSGEVGVCRIDSPDLGGRVEAYVSIMRIRRVGERRLVGLRFESISDDELELIREYKRKCRETPAAS
- a CDS encoding diguanylate cyclase domain-containing protein, whose amino-acid sequence is MSFRTKSSVTELPNKGASNILLHPAILTRMVPRRLHFNPSGSEIQVFEIIGEFGIYMTNKRKVLIVDASRVVRASLAKQLSERFDVRDEDNDESAWQTMVLDSAIAAVISGTTLIRDDGRGLLERLRDSKLSRLKNVPFLLMVSNNFSETERQEAWNLGVTEFIVKGSTSPSIESIVSAQMEWREDATEGVLRAPAPPPEEPFEQFGGESDIGISNIMGQIAGLEPSASDESGDDNYGNDDTVLAEEMLEEYLAKTLPEALEGHGVGVLAFGLDGYDDLVVRYGAELAFGSAQRFCFLLSRKIRPEDFIGQLADGRVVIVTRSSSAAICAGFANRICKAMASAQISVEGQRIHLTVSVGVAVVPDDGVELSEQALLQLAYERLDAAARAGGNRVMAASSLQASGLASCDAFVPQLKELLATIAPADLGPCLGTVGMQLMPILRELDKNFRFGLPIEEMNKRLWDRARAERMAS
- the menB gene encoding 1,4-dihydroxy-2-naphthoyl-CoA synthase is translated as MTHSISWQSTHTYTDILYETAEGIAKITINRPERRNAFRPETVSELIDAFHCAHRDNSIGAIILTGAGNEAFCSGGDQKVRGAEGYIDEGGTPHLNVLDLQMQIRRLPKPVVAMVAGFAIGGGHVLHLVCDLSIAADNARFGQTGPRVGSFDAGLGAGLMARTIGLKRAKEIWLLCRQYDAATALDWGLVNAVVPVEKLEEETVNWCRDMLKLSPMALRMIKAGFNADTDGLAGIQELAGNATGLFYMSEEGQEGRNAWLERRPPNFGKYRKRP
- the ilvN gene encoding acetolactate synthase small subunit, which gives rise to MNAINRNEQNAIARAVLEIDVNNHAGVMSHVVGLFSRRSYNVEGILCLPVGDGHHSRIWLLVNEDLRLAQMMKQVEKLEDVIAIRRHNADHAVFQDLETFFRP